Below is a genomic region from Virgibacillus dokdonensis.
TGTTTATTCCCTTTTATATGGAAGAGATCAAGGGTATAGCGCATAAATAAGTTCTGTTGCACAGCTTTAATGAAAATGTTTATTTAAAGTAAGAAATTTAAAAGGAGTGATTTGTATGTTTTCAAGTATTGGTATACCAGGGTTGATTTTAATATTAGTTATTGCGTTAATTATATTTGGACCTTCAAAGCTACCTGAATTAGGAAAAGCTGCTGGAAGCACCTTAAAGGAATTTAAAAATGCAACCAACGATTTAATGGAGGACGACGATACGGAGAAAAAGGAAAAAGAATAAGGTTAGAACAACGTAGCTTTACTACTAAGTTCCTATGGCAAAAATGTCTCAAAAGTAATATATGCCTTGACTGAGATATATCCCGGAAACATGTTCCCTGTTTCCGGGATGAATTTAGGTGCGTTCCTTATAGCTGCAATAGAATAATTGTAGAAGTGTGAAGTAATAAAAAAGGTATTCCATATTAATGAATTGTGCAAATATCAATGGGGCATTCCTCACAATGGATGGTTTCTTTTAAATATGCTAACTGATGAATGAGTATCTTATTATTTTCAATAGAAATAATGTTATTTTTGCGCAAATCACTTAATAATCGATTAATACTTTCTCGTGAAGTGCCACAAAAGTTGGCTAAGTCTTGATTCGTAAGCGACGTATTAATTAGGATGCCGGTTTCTTTCGTCTGCCCATAACTGTTAGCGAGACGAATTAACGTAGCATAAAGAGCCCCTTTTTTTCCATACATCACTAAATCGCGTAATTTCATCTGGTCACGAATTGCATTTTTGGATACATCTTGAAATAGGTATAACATAAATTTGCTCTCATTTGAAAAAAGTTCAGGTAATTTTTCTATAGATATAGTGATAATTTTACTTCTTTCTACGGCTGTCGCATGTAGTAAGTGTTTTGTAGGGGCGGTTAAAAAATGAGGCTCTCCAATTAAATCCCCTTGTTTACATATTCTAATTGTAAATTCTCGTCCATCTGCTGTTGGTTTATGAAGCATAATTTTTCCAAGTAGAACAATGTAAAAGGAATGGACGATATCATCAGAAGTGAAAAGGGTTTCATTTTTTTCTAGGTCCTTTTCTACGTTTGCATACTTTTGTAACACGGTTAGCTTTTCTTGAGATGACGGAGAGTAATAATTTAATTTACTCATAACATACCTCCCGCTGTGTAAAGAATAAAACACCTTGCTAACTATTTCATTTTTCACGTAGAATATGAGTATAACAAAATGACTATATCATCGTTGTTGTTTTAAGTATCATACATGTTAAAACACTGTTAATCGTACTTAATTTTGCACTATGTTATGCAAAAATATCACACGGAAAAGTAGATAGCAATTTATTTGCTTACTTTTACACTATAGGAAAATATAAGAATTTTTTGGTTTATAGTATTAAGAAAGTAAAGTGAGGAGCTAGTGAATAAGGAAATAACCGAATAGCTACGTCCGGCTTCATCGCCCTATGATAAGTCATCATCGGTTCGTGCCTCACCGTGGTTCCTTTATCTCAGTTGATTCGTTCCACTCGCTACGTTGC
It encodes:
- a CDS encoding twin-arginine translocase TatA/TatE family subunit, with the translated sequence MFSSIGIPGLILILVIALIIFGPSKLPELGKAAGSTLKEFKNATNDLMEDDDTEKKEKE
- a CDS encoding Crp/Fnr family transcriptional regulator; this translates as MSKLNYYSPSSQEKLTVLQKYANVEKDLEKNETLFTSDDIVHSFYIVLLGKIMLHKPTADGREFTIRICKQGDLIGEPHFLTAPTKHLLHATAVERSKIITISIEKLPELFSNESKFMLYLFQDVSKNAIRDQMKLRDLVMYGKKGALYATLIRLANSYGQTKETGILINTSLTNQDLANFCGTSRESINRLLSDLRKNNIISIENNKILIHQLAYLKETIHCEECPIDICTIH